The genomic segment TTACCAAATTATTATTTGTTTTTTTTTATAATGCTTTTATTTCATAGTTATCAGGGGAACCTTCCTAAATGGGTTGACTTAAAAGATTACCTATGGTTCGGACAAGACTTCTTTGCAAGGGAAGGGGGCTTTTTTGGAATATCCTGGAGTCTTTGTATAGAAGAATGGTTTTATCTTTTGTTTCCTTTAGTCCTCTTTATATTGCATAAACTAGGATTAAAATCCAAGATAGCATTCACTCTGACTCTTTTGCTATTTATTGCAACATCAATATTTATAAGACAAATTCTGATCGCTGATCATGTCGGACATTCATTGAGAGGGATAACAATGGCACGGCTAGATGCTATTGCATGCGGGGTTTTAGTTGTATTCTGTTTTTCAATAATAGATGGTAGTTTTCGAAATAAAATAATCGCATTTTCCCTAGGCCTCATCTTGCTTCTTACAGCTTTCAATTTTGTCTATTTTTCAGGATACTCTTATGATGAGATTAAGGAAAGCCAATTTACCTTACTCATAGTTCCTCTTGGTTTTTCATTACTGCTTCCTCTAACATACCACTTAAACATGACTAATGGTGCCATTAAATGGATTGTTGAGAAATTGAGCTTATGGTCATATTCAATCTATTTAAGTCATATTCCTGTTATGTTTTTGATATATGAATTGATGGGAGGGACAAGAGACAGTATTATGGGCAATGCTCTTTCAAAGATCATAGGATTAGGATTAACAATTTTAGTGTCTGCCATAATCTTTACTTATTTTGAAGTACCTCTTACCAGGAAAAGACCCAAAGAATTAAGTACTGAAAATTCAGAAGTGGAAATAAAAAATTCAATTCCTTTAAAATCTTGATAGGAGGATTAT from the Sporocytophaga myxococcoides genome contains:
- a CDS encoding acyltransferase family protein, coding for MKFTNRSFGLDFARALAICLVLIAHFVKKVEHFGFWGVELFFGLSGFLIGQILWKSFSQTDQWTIKHLTNFWSRRWWRTLPNYYLFFFIMLLFHSYQGNLPKWVDLKDYLWFGQDFFAREGGFFGISWSLCIEEWFYLLFPLVLFILHKLGLKSKIAFTLTLLLFIATSIFIRQILIADHVGHSLRGITMARLDAIACGVLVVFCFSIIDGSFRNKIIAFSLGLILLLTAFNFVYFSGYSYDEIKESQFTLLIVPLGFSLLLPLTYHLNMTNGAIKWIVEKLSLWSYSIYLSHIPVMFLIYELMGGTRDSIMGNALSKIIGLGLTILVSAIIFTYFEVPLTRKRPKELSTENSEVEIKNSIPLKS